In the Bradyrhizobium guangzhouense genome, one interval contains:
- a CDS encoding ABC transporter permease: protein MNPEPLLLATPSGDVLRLRPEGPWTAANVTTLETLSRSVGAEVDRSRAVTLDMSGITALDTLGAWILEKMSRRVASSGRPAEIVGVADHFSGLLEEVRQVNHHTAPPAAASNPVLLRLNDLGKATIGAREDIAVFLQMLGALFVAVVGVLRRPRSLRLTSLVYQLNRIGLQAIPIVVLITFLIGAIIAQQGFFHFRRFGAESYTVDMVGILVLRELGVLIVAIMVAGRSGSAYTAELGSMKMREEIDALATMGLDPVDVLILPRVAALVIALPILAFIGSMAALYGGGLVAQFYGDMGPAIFIARLHEAISVTHFEVGILKAPFMALVIGIVACSEGLRVKGSAESLGRQTTTSVVKSIFLVIVLDGLFAIFFASIGM from the coding sequence GTGAACCCGGAACCGCTGTTGCTGGCGACGCCGTCTGGCGACGTTCTAAGATTGCGCCCGGAAGGGCCCTGGACGGCGGCGAATGTGACGACGCTCGAGACATTGTCCCGCTCGGTCGGCGCAGAGGTCGATCGATCCAGAGCCGTGACGCTGGACATGTCGGGCATCACGGCCCTCGATACGCTCGGTGCCTGGATCCTGGAGAAGATGTCGCGCAGGGTTGCGTCCTCCGGCAGGCCAGCCGAGATCGTGGGTGTGGCCGATCATTTCAGCGGGCTGCTGGAGGAAGTGCGGCAGGTCAATCATCACACGGCGCCGCCAGCGGCCGCCTCCAACCCCGTCCTGCTAAGGCTGAACGACCTCGGCAAGGCCACGATCGGTGCCCGCGAAGATATCGCGGTCTTTCTGCAAATGCTGGGCGCCCTGTTCGTGGCAGTGGTCGGCGTCTTACGGCGGCCCCGCTCGCTGCGTCTGACGTCGCTGGTCTACCAGCTCAACCGGATCGGGTTGCAGGCGATTCCAATCGTCGTCCTGATCACCTTCCTGATCGGCGCGATCATCGCCCAGCAGGGATTCTTTCATTTCCGCAGGTTCGGCGCGGAGTCCTACACAGTCGACATGGTCGGCATCCTTGTCTTGCGCGAGCTCGGCGTACTGATCGTCGCCATCATGGTCGCCGGACGATCGGGAAGCGCCTATACCGCCGAGCTCGGCTCGATGAAAATGCGTGAAGAAATCGACGCGCTGGCGACCATGGGACTCGATCCCGTCGACGTCCTGATCTTGCCGCGCGTGGCTGCTCTGGTCATCGCACTGCCCATTCTCGCCTTCATCGGATCAATGGCCGCGCTCTATGGCGGCGGTCTGGTTGCACAATTCTACGGCGACATGGGGCCGGCGATCTTCATCGCGCGGCTGCATGAGGCCATTTCCGTGACCCATTTCGAGGTGGGGATCCTGAAGGCGCCGTTCATGGCGCTGGTGATCGGGATCGTCGCCTGCAGCGAAGGATTGCGCGTCAAGGGGAGCGCGGAATCGCTTGGTCGGCAGACGACGACATCGGTGGTCAAGTCGATCTTCCTGGTGATCGTACTGGACGGCCTGTTTGCGATCTTCTTCGCGTCGATTGGAATGTGA
- a CDS encoding AAA family ATPase, with translation MTDYSATQERIFSALTAHAGAKRIDTHAASVFLDGSRALKIKRAVKFPFLDYSTLEKRKAACEEELRINRPHAPQIYHRVVAITEEPDGSVKVDGRGRPIEYAVHMSRFDENRTLDHLAKAGQFDASLASSIADAIAASHAAVTSAQGEAWVSSIPELIDGNSNGLRSGDHAPAAEIEQLATDSHRTFQRIRPLLEQRARQGFVRRCHGDLHLANIVLIEQQPVLFDAIEFDEKMATVDVLYDLAFALMDLLHHDQPLAANVVLNRYLAATPSENLDALGALPLFMSIRAAIRAQVALARLTPSHPDDAGILDEARRYFDLARTLIRPSAPRLVAVGGLSGTGKTVLAHALAPTVAPQPGAVVLRSDVIRKQLFGVADTDRLPPSAYTPELAERVYATLAERARRVLIQGHSVIVDGVFARDFERDACVKLARDCSVLFTGLFLVTDLATRQARIGGRRNDASDATQEVAALQEQYNIGQIGWATIDASGTQAQTLQNCRDAIAKGW, from the coding sequence ATGACAGACTATTCTGCGACCCAGGAGCGGATTTTCTCGGCACTGACCGCGCATGCTGGTGCGAAGCGGATCGACACGCATGCTGCTTCGGTCTTCCTCGATGGGTCCCGCGCGCTGAAAATCAAGCGGGCGGTCAAGTTTCCGTTCCTCGACTATTCAACACTCGAAAAACGCAAAGCGGCCTGCGAAGAGGAACTCCGGATCAATCGGCCGCATGCGCCACAGATCTATCATCGCGTCGTGGCCATCACAGAAGAACCGGACGGTTCGGTGAAAGTCGACGGCCGCGGCCGGCCGATCGAGTATGCCGTCCACATGTCACGTTTCGACGAGAACCGCACGCTGGACCATTTGGCGAAAGCCGGACAGTTCGATGCGAGCCTTGCATCGTCCATCGCCGATGCGATCGCGGCATCGCATGCGGCAGTGACTTCCGCTCAGGGTGAGGCATGGGTTTCCTCAATCCCGGAGCTGATCGACGGAAACAGCAACGGCCTGCGCAGCGGCGATCATGCCCCAGCCGCGGAGATCGAGCAGCTTGCAACTGACTCGCACAGAACGTTCCAGCGTATTCGTCCACTTCTCGAACAACGCGCACGCCAGGGTTTCGTCCGCCGTTGCCACGGCGACCTGCATCTTGCGAATATCGTGTTGATCGAACAACAGCCTGTGCTGTTCGACGCGATCGAGTTCGACGAGAAGATGGCGACCGTCGACGTGCTCTACGATCTCGCATTCGCACTCATGGATCTGTTGCACCATGATCAGCCTCTGGCAGCCAACGTCGTCCTGAACCGGTATCTTGCCGCCACTCCGTCCGAAAATCTCGACGCGCTCGGCGCGCTGCCGCTGTTCATGTCCATTCGCGCGGCAATTCGCGCCCAGGTGGCGCTGGCGCGGCTGACACCGTCGCACCCCGACGATGCCGGCATTCTTGACGAGGCACGCCGCTATTTCGACCTGGCCCGGACGCTGATCCGGCCTTCTGCTCCCCGTTTGGTCGCTGTGGGTGGACTGTCCGGCACCGGCAAAACGGTTCTGGCGCACGCACTCGCGCCGACCGTAGCGCCGCAGCCGGGCGCCGTCGTGTTGCGCAGCGATGTCATACGCAAGCAGCTATTCGGGGTCGCAGACACGGACCGGCTGCCACCATCCGCCTACACGCCCGAGCTTGCCGAGCGGGTTTACGCGACCTTGGCCGAGCGCGCCCGCCGTGTATTGATTCAGGGCCATTCGGTGATCGTCGACGGCGTGTTCGCCCGGGATTTCGAACGAGACGCGTGCGTCAAGCTGGCCCGGGATTGCAGCGTGCTTTTCACCGGCCTTTTCCTGGTCACGGATCTTGCGACCCGGCAAGCCCGAATCGGCGGCCGCCGCAACGATGCATCGGATGCCACGCAAGAGGTTGCCGCGTTGCAAGAGCAATATAATATCGGCCAGATCGGTTGGGCGACCATCGACGCATCCGGAACGCAAGCGCAAACGCTCCAGAACTGCCGGGACGCGATCGCTAAGGGCTGGTAA
- a CDS encoding phage holin family protein, which yields MNTENVVKHLRALWRTDRIIADIRLRHLLVGLGMRAFAALIAAFGLLMLELSAYFALVQIWSAIAAAAILGAINFAIAAVLFIFAGRPPSGRDIELANEIHDTSIEALQVEARAFQTQLTGAVHHPLNTIVPVLVPLIAIIVKNMRKTAKESAADVTSDARS from the coding sequence GTGAATACCGAGAATGTGGTCAAGCATCTGCGCGCCTTGTGGCGCACCGACAGGATCATCGCGGATATCCGACTGCGACACCTGCTGGTCGGGCTTGGGATGCGGGCCTTCGCGGCACTGATCGCCGCATTTGGTCTGCTGATGCTGGAGTTGTCGGCCTACTTCGCCCTTGTCCAGATCTGGAGTGCGATCGCCGCGGCGGCCATCCTCGGAGCGATCAATTTCGCCATCGCTGCGGTCCTGTTCATCTTCGCCGGGCGCCCGCCGTCAGGCCGCGACATCGAGCTTGCCAATGAAATCCACGACACATCGATCGAGGCCCTTCAAGTCGAAGCCCGGGCGTTTCAGACCCAATTGACGGGCGCGGTCCATCATCCGCTCAACACGATCGTGCCGGTGCTGGTGCCGCTCATCGCGATCATCGTCAAGAACATGCGGAAGACCGCCAAAGAGAGTGCAGCAGACGTAACGTCCGATGCGCGTTCGTAG
- a CDS encoding bifunctional acetate--CoA ligase family protein/GNAT family N-acetyltransferase: protein MSTYRLKNLLSPQSVALVGASSRPVSVGRAVLQNIRKAEFKGPFGLVNPRHAAIDGMAAVSSLAQLSFVPELIVVTAPAGAIPDIIDQAGRLGSAGALIVSAGLGHGPGSLEAASIAAARRYGMRLIGPNCLGIMMPGTSLNASFAAHMPAAGNLALISQSGAIAAGMVDWATQRGVGFSGIVTIGDQVDVDIADLLDYFAMDHKTRAILLYIESIKDARKFMSAARAAARVKPVVVVKSGRLAQGAKAAATHTGALAGADAVYDAAFRRAGVLRVSDLRELFDCAETLGRVGSPAGKRLAILTNGGGIGVLAVDRLADLGGIPAPMTAETRRRLDAVLPPAWSGANPVDIVGDADAPRYAAALEVLLEDPGNDAVLVLNVQTAIASAAQIATTVTELIGKYREKHRSWAKPVLAAWVGADQEITATLSAAGIPNYPTEDDAVRGFMHMVRHREVVDELSQVPPAMPDSFVPDIAAAKQIVTTAISDGRKWLEPVEIKHLLGCYDIAMVPTYAAENVEEAIGYAEGIFARGATVVLKVMSRDILHKSDVGGVVLNLTTTEAVRAAAVDIIARAKTLRPEARIDGIIVQAMVVKAKARELILGLADDPTFGAVVVFGRGGTAVEIINDKALALPPLDLQLARDLIEHTRVSRLLRAYRDVPAVKQDAVALVLVKLAQMVADVPEIHELDINPLLADESGVTAVDARVAVGPPQRKFAGSGPANFAVRAYPSQWERRLTLKDGWHISVRPLRPEDEPTIHKFLRHVTPHDLRLRFFAPMKEFTHEFIARLTQLDYARAMAFIAFDDSNEMVGVVRLHSDSIYERGEYAILLRSDLKGRGLGWALMQLIIDYAKSEGLKSISGDVLKENVVMLEMCRQLGFEIKPDPTEPDICDVRLNL, encoded by the coding sequence ATGTCGACTTACCGCCTGAAGAATCTGCTGTCGCCCCAGTCTGTCGCGCTGGTCGGTGCAAGCTCCCGTCCGGTTTCCGTCGGGCGCGCGGTCCTGCAGAACATTCGCAAGGCGGAGTTCAAGGGGCCGTTCGGCCTGGTGAACCCGCGCCACGCGGCGATCGACGGCATGGCCGCGGTGAGCAGCCTGGCGCAACTGTCCTTCGTACCTGAACTCATCGTCGTCACCGCGCCGGCAGGCGCGATTCCCGACATCATCGATCAGGCCGGCCGTCTTGGCTCGGCCGGCGCCCTGATCGTTTCAGCGGGGCTCGGCCACGGACCGGGATCGCTTGAGGCGGCCTCCATCGCCGCCGCTCGCAGATACGGCATGCGGTTGATCGGCCCCAACTGTCTCGGCATCATGATGCCCGGCACAAGCCTCAATGCGAGCTTCGCGGCTCATATGCCGGCGGCAGGCAACCTTGCGCTGATCTCGCAATCGGGCGCGATCGCGGCCGGCATGGTGGACTGGGCCACGCAACGTGGCGTGGGCTTCTCGGGCATCGTCACGATCGGCGATCAGGTCGACGTCGACATCGCGGATCTGCTCGATTATTTCGCGATGGACCACAAGACGCGGGCGATCCTGCTCTACATCGAGTCCATCAAGGACGCGCGAAAATTCATGTCGGCGGCGCGTGCCGCCGCGCGCGTGAAGCCGGTCGTTGTCGTCAAGTCCGGCCGCCTGGCGCAGGGGGCGAAAGCGGCGGCCACACATACAGGTGCGCTCGCTGGCGCCGACGCGGTCTATGATGCGGCCTTCCGCCGCGCCGGCGTCCTTCGGGTATCCGATCTACGCGAGCTGTTCGATTGTGCCGAGACCCTGGGCCGGGTCGGGTCGCCCGCGGGAAAGCGCCTTGCGATTCTGACGAATGGGGGCGGCATCGGCGTTCTCGCGGTTGATCGGCTCGCGGACCTCGGCGGAATTCCTGCGCCGATGACAGCGGAGACGCGCCGACGGCTCGACGCGGTGCTGCCGCCGGCCTGGTCAGGCGCAAATCCCGTCGACATCGTCGGCGACGCGGATGCGCCGCGTTACGCGGCAGCGCTCGAAGTGCTACTCGAAGATCCCGGCAATGATGCGGTCCTGGTGCTCAACGTGCAGACTGCGATCGCATCGGCCGCTCAGATCGCGACGACCGTGACCGAGCTCATCGGAAAATATCGCGAGAAGCACCGCAGTTGGGCCAAGCCCGTGCTTGCGGCCTGGGTCGGGGCTGATCAGGAGATCACCGCGACGCTGTCCGCCGCCGGCATTCCGAACTATCCGACTGAAGATGATGCGGTGCGCGGCTTCATGCACATGGTCCGGCATCGCGAGGTGGTCGACGAGTTGAGTCAGGTTCCCCCGGCGATGCCCGACTCATTCGTGCCCGACATCGCCGCTGCGAAGCAGATCGTCACGACGGCCATCTCTGACGGACGCAAATGGCTGGAGCCCGTCGAGATCAAGCACCTGCTTGGCTGTTATGACATCGCCATGGTGCCGACCTATGCGGCTGAAAATGTCGAGGAGGCGATCGGATATGCGGAAGGGATATTCGCGCGAGGCGCCACCGTCGTGCTCAAAGTTATGTCGCGCGACATCCTGCACAAGTCCGACGTCGGCGGTGTCGTTCTTAATCTAACAACGACGGAAGCAGTACGCGCGGCCGCCGTCGATATTATCGCGCGGGCGAAGACATTGCGGCCCGAAGCCCGCATTGATGGCATCATTGTGCAGGCGATGGTCGTCAAGGCCAAGGCGCGTGAGCTGATCTTGGGTCTCGCCGATGATCCAACTTTCGGCGCCGTCGTCGTGTTCGGCCGCGGTGGGACGGCGGTAGAGATCATCAATGACAAGGCTCTTGCGCTGCCGCCGCTTGATTTACAGCTTGCCCGTGATCTGATTGAGCACACACGGGTGTCGCGATTGCTGCGTGCCTACCGGGACGTGCCGGCCGTCAAGCAGGACGCCGTCGCTCTGGTCCTGGTCAAGCTGGCGCAGATGGTGGCAGATGTTCCCGAGATCCATGAGCTCGATATCAACCCGCTTCTCGCTGATGAGTCCGGCGTGACGGCCGTCGATGCGCGCGTGGCCGTGGGGCCGCCGCAACGGAAATTCGCGGGCTCGGGGCCTGCGAATTTTGCCGTCCGCGCCTATCCGTCGCAATGGGAGCGTCGCCTTACGCTCAAGGACGGCTGGCACATCTCGGTGCGGCCCTTGCGTCCCGAGGACGAGCCGACCATTCACAAATTCCTGCGCCACGTCACGCCTCACGATCTTCGCTTGCGATTCTTCGCGCCGATGAAGGAGTTTACCCATGAGTTCATCGCGCGGCTGACCCAGCTCGACTATGCGCGGGCCATGGCGTTCATTGCTTTCGATGACAGCAACGAGATGGTCGGAGTGGTGCGATTGCACTCGGACTCGATCTACGAGAGAGGCGAATACGCGATACTGCTGCGGTCCGACCTCAAGGGCAGGGGTCTCGGCTGGGCTTTGATGCAGCTGATCATCGACTATGCCAAATCGGAAGGCCTCAAGAGCATCTCGGGTGACGTGCTCAAGGAGAACGTCGTTATGCTCGAGATGTGCCGTCAGCTCGGCTTCGAGATCAAGCCCGATCCGACCGAGCCTGATATCTGCGACGTACGGCTGAATCTCTAA
- a CDS encoding CHAD domain-containing protein, which produces MVRLTRSSKATADTKAAARRNALPGRLSPGMACDTAFRIIARRHLAAVLAQHEGTCRGDPDALHEIRIALTHLRTAIRFFSPMVDDALRPKVWAELKWLNSQLGMVRDLDVAIERIVAETGGELAVIAELQHWDEKRAESHRLLARALQSARYRRLVEQTSSWIEGGPWSTRRSKVAIRLRRCPLADHATAQLAEWEKTLLRKAKKLRKLDVEKRHKLRILNKRLTYSIESLEDLFADRSLAKQKSILKQLRKAQKSLGQLNDDARGQTLAASLDEALAEAGIRFLDRKRERKLLQTASTAYRKLNRAEPFRSSDLTPDAEPED; this is translated from the coding sequence ATGGTGCGACTTACCAGGAGTTCGAAGGCAACGGCCGATACGAAGGCGGCAGCGCGTCGGAACGCTCTGCCCGGCCGCCTGAGCCCCGGCATGGCTTGCGATACGGCCTTCCGTATCATCGCACGCCGCCACCTCGCGGCCGTGCTTGCCCAGCATGAGGGCACCTGCCGTGGCGATCCGGACGCGCTGCACGAGATCCGAATCGCGCTGACGCATTTGCGGACTGCAATTCGCTTCTTTTCACCCATGGTCGACGATGCGCTACGCCCTAAAGTCTGGGCAGAATTGAAATGGCTGAATAGCCAGCTCGGCATGGTGCGTGACCTCGACGTCGCCATCGAACGCATCGTGGCCGAGACCGGCGGCGAGCTCGCCGTGATCGCCGAGCTCCAGCACTGGGACGAGAAGCGCGCCGAGAGCCATCGCCTGCTGGCGCGTGCGCTGCAATCGGCACGATATCGTCGGCTGGTTGAACAGACCTCGAGCTGGATCGAGGGCGGCCCCTGGTCGACGCGCCGTAGCAAAGTGGCCATCAGGCTACGCCGCTGCCCGCTCGCCGACCATGCAACGGCACAGCTGGCGGAATGGGAAAAGACGCTACTCAGGAAGGCCAAAAAGCTGCGCAAGCTTGACGTCGAGAAGCGGCACAAGCTGCGGATTCTCAACAAGCGGCTGACCTATTCGATCGAATCGCTGGAGGATCTGTTCGCCGACAGGTCGCTGGCGAAGCAGAAATCGATCCTCAAGCAATTGCGCAAGGCGCAGAAGTCCCTCGGACAGTTGAACGATGATGCGCGCGGCCAGACGCTGGCCGCCTCGTTGGACGAGGCGCTTGCCGAAGCCGGCATTCGCTTTCTCGACCGCAAGCGGGAAAGGAAGCTGTTGCAGACCGCATCGACCGCGTACCGCAAGCTGAACAGAGCCGAGCCGTTCCGCTCCTCCGATCTAACGCCGGATGCGGAGCCGGAGGATTAG
- a CDS encoding ABC transporter ATP-binding protein, whose amino-acid sequence MSEPQAEFAIRVHDLVVGFGRQTVLDHLSLDVRRGEILGLVGASGGGKSVLMRTIIGLIPRRSGTIEVMGQPIGGPHDRSRAATWGILFQQGALFSSLTVRQNVQFPLRENLVLSQELMDEIAIAKLEMVGLRAQDGDKYPSELSGGMTKRVALARALALDPPILFLDEPTSGLDPIAAGDFDALIRTLQKTLGLTVFMVTHDLASLTTVCDRVAALADGRIVAIGPMRDLLQSEHPWVRAYFHGKRSQMLQPQMR is encoded by the coding sequence ATGTCCGAGCCGCAAGCGGAGTTCGCGATCCGGGTCCACGATCTCGTGGTTGGTTTCGGCCGTCAGACCGTGCTCGACCATCTCTCGCTCGATGTCCGCCGCGGCGAGATTCTTGGGCTGGTGGGCGCATCTGGCGGCGGCAAGTCGGTGCTGATGCGTACCATTATCGGTCTTATCCCGCGTCGCAGCGGCACCATCGAAGTCATGGGACAGCCGATCGGCGGCCCGCATGATCGCAGCCGCGCAGCGACATGGGGCATCCTTTTCCAGCAGGGCGCGCTGTTCTCCTCGCTGACCGTCAGGCAGAACGTGCAATTTCCGCTTCGCGAAAATCTCGTGTTGTCACAGGAGCTGATGGACGAGATCGCGATCGCCAAGCTCGAGATGGTTGGGTTGCGCGCCCAGGATGGCGACAAATATCCGTCCGAACTGTCGGGCGGAATGACCAAGCGCGTGGCGCTGGCGCGTGCGCTCGCGCTCGATCCACCGATCCTCTTCCTCGACGAGCCGACCTCCGGTCTCGATCCGATCGCCGCGGGCGATTTCGATGCGTTGATCCGGACGTTGCAAAAGACTCTCGGGCTCACCGTCTTCATGGTGACCCATGATCTCGCAAGCCTCACCACGGTTTGCGACCGTGTCGCCGCGCTTGCCGATGGCAGGATCGTGGCGATCGGCCCGATGCGCGACCTGCTGCAATCCGAGCATCCCTGGGTGCGGGCCTATTTCCACGGCAAGCGCTCGCAGATGCTGCAACCACAGATGAGATGA